The Lacipirellula parvula genome window below encodes:
- a CDS encoding enolase C-terminal domain-like protein, which yields MTIQRIQVTDARFPFGEGMGSDAIHRTPVYSYAVTTLANGDAAGTGLAFTLGDGNDLVCRAVEHLSRQLVGRDIEEIMHDFGALQRSLANDEKYRWLGPHKGVVHLALASITNACWDLWAKRRGVPLWRLLLDLSPEELVATLDLSYLDDALTRDEAIEIVRSQQHSRTERESVLDRGYPGYDTSVGWFGYDDEKLRDNCRRSLDCGFRALKLKVGSAEMDRDLRRVEIVREAAGWDVRFMVDANQQWSLPRALEFGRRTGDYNLYWIEEPTHPDDVFAHQTLARELGAHKIAAGEHVPNRVVFKNYLQAGSLGFCQVDALRVAGVSEFIVVSMLAKKYGVPVAPHVGDMGQLHQHLVLFNHIALGHDALFLEYIPHLQQHFRHPCRVEQGVYRTPQESGASCDLISLS from the coding sequence GTGACCATCCAGCGCATCCAGGTGACAGACGCTCGCTTTCCGTTCGGCGAGGGGATGGGTTCCGACGCGATTCATCGCACGCCGGTCTACTCGTACGCCGTCACGACGCTAGCGAACGGCGACGCCGCCGGCACCGGCTTGGCATTTACCTTGGGTGACGGTAACGACCTCGTTTGCCGCGCCGTCGAGCATCTGTCGCGTCAGCTTGTCGGTCGCGACATCGAAGAGATCATGCACGACTTCGGCGCGCTACAGCGCTCGCTAGCCAACGATGAAAAATACCGCTGGCTCGGTCCGCACAAGGGCGTCGTCCATCTGGCGCTCGCTTCGATCACCAATGCGTGCTGGGATCTGTGGGCGAAGCGACGCGGCGTACCTCTGTGGCGACTATTGCTCGATCTTTCGCCAGAAGAACTGGTCGCCACGCTCGATCTTTCGTACCTCGACGACGCGCTCACACGCGACGAAGCGATCGAGATAGTCCGCTCGCAACAGCACTCGCGAACTGAACGCGAAAGCGTGCTTGATCGAGGTTATCCAGGGTACGACACCTCGGTCGGCTGGTTCGGCTACGACGACGAAAAACTCCGCGACAATTGCCGGCGATCGCTCGACTGCGGCTTCCGCGCCCTTAAATTGAAAGTTGGCTCCGCGGAGATGGATCGCGATCTACGCCGCGTCGAAATCGTGCGCGAAGCGGCTGGCTGGGATGTTCGCTTCATGGTCGACGCCAACCAGCAATGGTCGCTGCCGCGAGCGCTGGAGTTTGGTCGTCGCACGGGGGATTACAATCTCTACTGGATCGAGGAGCCGACGCATCCCGACGACGTTTTCGCCCACCAAACGCTCGCTCGCGAGTTGGGCGCCCACAAGATCGCCGCGGGCGAGCACGTCCCCAATCGCGTTGTATTCAAGAACTACCTGCAGGCGGGAAGTCTGGGCTTCTGCCAAGTCGACGCGCTGCGCGTCGCCGGCGTCAGCGAGTTCATCGTCGTCAGCATGCTGGCGAAGAAATACGGCGTCCCGGTGGCGCCGCATGTGGGCGACATGGGCCAGTTACACCAGCATCTTGTGCTGTTCAACCACATCGCCCTCGGCCACGACGCCTTATTTCTCGAATACATCCCGCATCTGCAGCAACACTTCCGCCATCCCTGCCGCGTCGAGCAGGGCGTCTACCGCACGCCGCAAGAGAGCGGCGCGAGTTGCGATCTCATCTCGCTGAGCTAA
- a CDS encoding amidohydrolase family protein codes for MIDAHHHFWKFEEAEFSWITPEMASLRRDFGPTDLQRELVAAGVTGAVSVQSRTSLQETEFLLKAAGANDFIVGVVGWVDLKSPDAEDALDRFKQDARFKGVREICQGAPDEQFFTSNIFNEGVRQLTSRRLAYDLLIYAHQLPAATAFVDRHPNQQFILDHCAKPEISGPQPAAEWRRELTELARRPHVACKLSGLATEVRDPAGNLDLALLRQYFEAALDAFGPDRLMLGSDWPVLNCRTSYGAWFDLLREWLANYSDEVRDAVGAGTATRLYSL; via the coding sequence ATGATTGACGCCCATCACCACTTCTGGAAATTTGAAGAAGCGGAATTCTCGTGGATCACGCCTGAGATGGCGTCGCTCCGTCGAGATTTCGGTCCAACAGATCTTCAGCGTGAACTCGTGGCCGCCGGCGTCACCGGCGCCGTCAGCGTGCAATCGCGGACCTCGCTGCAAGAAACGGAGTTCCTGCTGAAAGCAGCCGGAGCAAACGACTTCATCGTCGGCGTCGTCGGCTGGGTCGACTTGAAATCGCCAGATGCCGAGGACGCGCTCGATCGTTTCAAGCAGGACGCCAGATTCAAAGGCGTGCGAGAAATCTGCCAGGGGGCGCCCGACGAGCAATTTTTCACCAGCAACATCTTTAACGAGGGCGTTCGCCAACTGACGAGCCGGCGGCTCGCCTACGATTTGCTGATTTACGCACACCAACTCCCCGCGGCGACGGCGTTCGTCGATCGGCACCCGAACCAGCAGTTTATTCTCGACCACTGCGCGAAGCCCGAAATTAGCGGGCCGCAACCCGCAGCTGAGTGGCGCCGAGAACTAACCGAACTCGCCCGCCGCCCACATGTCGCCTGCAAGCTTTCAGGACTGGCCACAGAAGTGCGCGATCCGGCAGGGAACCTGGATCTTGCGTTGCTACGTCAATATTTTGAGGCGGCGCTCGACGCTTTCGGCCCCGACCGCCTGATGCTCGGATCTGACTGGCCTGTTTTGAACTGCCGGACCTCCTACGGAGCCTGGTTTGATTTGCTTCGCGAATGGCTGGCGAACTATTCGGACGAAGTTCGGGATGCAGTGGGCGCCGGGACGGCAACGAGGCTTTATTCTTTGTGA
- a CDS encoding SDR family NAD(P)-dependent oxidoreductase produces MLLTNRVILLTGGADGIGRKCAEAYAAAGAKVAIADLSDTRGKELAGTLGDGHLCLKCDVSHDDQVAEAVQQVLETYGRLDAIHNNAGIAGPSTALHETTDGEWDDLLAVNLKSIYFTTKYGIEALAKSRGVILNTSSMAGVIGQAAHAAYAATKGAINALTKSMALDYAPLGVRVNAICPAAVWTPMLRQWAADQPDPASMSAYLDAIHPLGPCPEGDVVADAAVFLLSDQARFITGHLLHLSGGAELGYRR; encoded by the coding sequence ATGTTGCTAACAAATCGTGTCATCCTGTTGACTGGCGGCGCCGACGGCATTGGCCGAAAGTGCGCCGAAGCCTACGCGGCTGCCGGCGCCAAGGTCGCGATCGCCGACCTGTCGGACACGCGCGGCAAGGAACTCGCTGGCACTCTCGGCGACGGGCATTTGTGCCTGAAATGCGACGTTTCTCACGACGATCAGGTAGCTGAAGCCGTCCAGCAAGTGCTGGAGACCTACGGCCGGCTCGACGCCATTCATAACAACGCGGGCATTGCGGGGCCTTCCACGGCCCTGCACGAAACTACCGATGGCGAATGGGACGACCTGCTTGCGGTGAATCTGAAGAGCATCTATTTCACGACGAAGTACGGCATCGAAGCGCTCGCCAAGTCGCGCGGCGTCATTCTCAATACCTCGAGCATGGCGGGCGTGATCGGTCAGGCTGCTCACGCCGCGTACGCCGCGACGAAAGGGGCGATCAACGCGCTCACCAAGTCGATGGCGCTCGATTACGCGCCGCTGGGAGTTCGCGTCAACGCGATCTGTCCCGCCGCAGTTTGGACGCCGATGCTGCGGCAGTGGGCGGCCGACCAGCCTGACCCCGCCTCGATGTCGGCCTACCTTGATGCGATTCATCCGCTTGGGCCATGCCCCGAAGGGGACGTCGTCGCCGACGCGGCCGTTTTCCTGCTTTCCGACCAGGCCCGCTTCATCACCGGGCATCTCCTGCACCTCTCCGGCGGCGCCGAGTTGGGATATCGACGGTGA
- a CDS encoding DUF6368 family protein has protein sequence MGPACEILLPSALTNASLALIDEYLQAVAEEIATTRKGRNWDVLIDGRAVVITASSARLSRQARWSSV, from the coding sequence ATGGGACCAGCTTGCGAAATACTACTGCCGTCCGCGCTGACAAATGCGTCGCTCGCATTGATTGACGAATATTTGCAAGCCGTCGCGGAAGAAATCGCCACGACTCGCAAGGGGCGCAACTGGGATGTTCTGATTGACGGCCGCGCCGTCGTAATCACCGCAAGCTCGGCAAGACTTAGCCGACAAGCTCGGTGGAGTTCGGTCTGA
- a CDS encoding substrate-binding domain-containing protein has product MSIPLIALTLSAILQASAIATPPAAPTDKTAAKPLRLAFITCAVDQKFFDPVKRGMNDAATALNVECDFLGTPGVDVPAQIELVKKAVADGYEGIAINIIDAKAFDDVIADTIAKGVPVVGFNVDDSASPNARLAAVSQQFEAAGRKLATLALPDVPQGAHVLLTKHDEGVSALVERSRGIQEVLKSKGITWTAVVTGNDAVAGARVVAKALRKHPEIRIILGSGQSDTEAAGRAIEASFPQQGYWAAGFDMSPKTLQLIEAGAIRFTLDQQPYAQGFYPVVQLTLNLRYGLAPASLDAGAGVIDKKNVARVKQLCEEGFR; this is encoded by the coding sequence TTGAGCATCCCACTAATCGCTCTAACACTCAGCGCTATTTTGCAAGCGTCGGCGATTGCAACCCCGCCTGCGGCTCCAACTGACAAGACGGCGGCCAAACCGCTGCGACTGGCATTTATCACCTGCGCCGTCGACCAAAAATTCTTCGACCCTGTGAAACGCGGCATGAATGACGCCGCCACTGCACTGAACGTCGAGTGCGACTTCCTCGGCACGCCCGGCGTCGACGTTCCCGCTCAGATCGAACTCGTGAAAAAGGCGGTCGCCGATGGCTACGAAGGCATCGCCATAAACATTATCGATGCGAAGGCGTTCGACGACGTGATCGCAGACACGATTGCAAAGGGAGTTCCGGTCGTCGGCTTCAACGTCGACGACTCCGCGAGTCCCAACGCGCGACTCGCTGCGGTGAGCCAACAGTTCGAAGCGGCCGGGCGAAAGCTGGCGACGCTGGCCTTGCCAGACGTCCCGCAGGGAGCGCACGTCCTGCTCACCAAACACGACGAAGGCGTTTCCGCCCTCGTCGAACGGAGCCGCGGCATCCAAGAAGTGCTGAAGTCGAAGGGAATCACCTGGACCGCCGTCGTCACCGGCAACGACGCCGTCGCGGGCGCCCGAGTCGTCGCCAAAGCGCTGCGCAAGCATCCTGAAATTCGCATCATCCTCGGCTCCGGCCAATCTGACACCGAAGCGGCCGGTCGTGCGATCGAGGCCAGCTTTCCGCAACAAGGCTACTGGGCCGCGGGATTCGACATGTCGCCGAAGACGCTGCAATTGATCGAAGCCGGCGCAATTCGCTTTACGCTCGATCAACAGCCTTACGCGCAAGGTTTCTATCCGGTCGTCCAACTGACGCTGAACCTACGGTACGGCCTCGCGCCCGCGAGTCTCGACGCCGGCGCCGGCGTGATCGACAAGAAGAACGTTGCTCGGGTGAAGCAACTGTGCGAAGAGGGATTCCGATAG
- a CDS encoding sodium:solute symporter family transporter, giving the protein MGSIDLIIVVVYLLAVVAVGCWSSLRKSRAEGGGAASEYFLAGGTLRWPMIGMALFATNISTVHVVGLAEAGFKSGLLMGNFELLAGFTLILLANFFAPLYIRSRVVTLPDFLEKRYSRPSRDVLAIVSVVSAVFVHIGFSLYTGAVVMNGIVGVDIPLLWSVVAIAALTGLYTILGGLTAVVVTESLQTIVLLAGAIVISAVAWVRAGGWEGIVAHAPETHLSLIRTADDPAGLPWYSLALGYPVIGIWYWCTDQTIVQRVLGAQDENHARIGALFAGFIKILPLFIFVLPGIACYSLVQQGAIAANKLAHTEQTYAVLVQELLPIGVKGLMGAALLAAVMSTVSGALNSIGTLVSYDILQRWRPETSDRTLVSVGRWSSFIALLLAIGWSLTLNPAGIFQSINAMITYVAPPITCVFLCGVFWRRASSVAAFATLTLGSLIGVTLFLLEKFKVAWWTEFLAAQQIDFLLVGVLLFVFCMGIMLAVSWAKPHVHTAESERLVWRTPWEPLQFQGWPGIMNYKWLTALLVASLAVVYTLLA; this is encoded by the coding sequence ATGGGCTCGATCGATCTCATCATCGTCGTTGTCTACTTGCTCGCCGTCGTCGCGGTCGGGTGTTGGTCGAGTCTGCGCAAATCCCGGGCCGAGGGCGGAGGAGCGGCGAGCGAGTACTTTCTCGCCGGCGGAACGTTGCGCTGGCCGATGATCGGCATGGCGCTGTTTGCCACGAACATCTCGACCGTCCACGTAGTCGGCCTTGCGGAGGCGGGCTTCAAGTCAGGCCTGTTGATGGGCAATTTCGAGCTGCTAGCGGGCTTTACGCTGATTCTGCTCGCCAACTTTTTTGCACCGCTCTACATTCGTTCGCGCGTCGTGACGCTCCCTGATTTTCTGGAGAAGCGGTATTCGCGCCCGTCGCGCGACGTGCTGGCGATCGTTTCGGTCGTCTCTGCCGTGTTCGTCCATATCGGCTTCTCGCTCTACACGGGCGCCGTCGTCATGAACGGCATTGTCGGCGTTGATATACCGCTCTTGTGGAGCGTCGTCGCGATCGCGGCGCTCACTGGGCTCTACACGATCCTCGGCGGGTTGACAGCGGTGGTCGTCACCGAGTCGCTGCAAACGATCGTCCTACTTGCCGGCGCCATTGTCATCAGCGCAGTCGCGTGGGTGAGGGCAGGGGGCTGGGAAGGCATCGTCGCCCATGCGCCTGAGACGCATCTGTCGCTCATTCGCACCGCCGACGATCCGGCCGGCTTGCCCTGGTACTCGCTCGCCCTTGGCTACCCGGTGATCGGCATCTGGTACTGGTGCACCGATCAAACGATCGTGCAGCGCGTTCTCGGCGCCCAAGACGAAAATCATGCGCGCATCGGCGCGCTGTTCGCCGGCTTCATCAAGATCCTGCCGCTCTTTATTTTTGTCTTGCCGGGGATCGCCTGTTACTCTTTGGTGCAGCAGGGAGCGATCGCGGCCAACAAACTCGCTCACACCGAACAGACCTACGCGGTGCTCGTGCAAGAATTGCTGCCGATCGGCGTGAAAGGCTTGATGGGCGCCGCCTTGCTCGCCGCGGTGATGTCAACCGTGTCGGGCGCTCTCAACTCGATCGGGACGCTCGTCAGCTACGATATCTTGCAACGTTGGCGGCCAGAGACCAGCGACCGCACGTTAGTCTCCGTCGGCCGGTGGTCGTCGTTCATCGCTCTGCTACTCGCGATCGGCTGGTCGTTGACGCTCAATCCGGCCGGCATCTTTCAGTCGATCAACGCGATGATCACTTACGTCGCCCCGCCGATTACTTGCGTCTTTCTCTGCGGCGTCTTCTGGAGGCGCGCCTCATCGGTAGCCGCGTTCGCCACGCTGACGCTCGGCTCGCTAATCGGCGTGACGCTGTTTCTGCTGGAGAAATTCAAAGTCGCGTGGTGGACCGAATTCCTCGCCGCGCAGCAGATCGACTTTCTTCTCGTTGGCGTCTTGCTGTTTGTGTTCTGCATGGGGATCATGCTCGCAGTTTCCTGGGCAAAACCGCATGTCCACACGGCCGAGAGCGAACGGCTCGTCTGGCGCACGCCATGGGAACCGCTGCAATTCCAGGGTTGGCCGGGCATCATGAACTACAAGTGGCTCACGGCGTTGCTCGTCGCTTCGCTGGCGGTCGTTTACACTCTTCTCGCGTAG
- a CDS encoding SDR family NAD(P)-dependent oxidoreductase, with protein MRTAVITGGGSGIGRAIALRQAEAGDHVVVLERELAAGAETVALIAAAGGSAEAISCDVSDLDAVSAAFNQLQRVDVLVNNAGVAHVGNVEKTSPQDFERLFSVNVRGVYHCLHVAIPRMRSQGGGVILNMASIASKVGIRDRFAYSMTKGAVLSMTLSVARDYVAENIRCNCLCPARVHTPFVDGFIEKNYPVEERQQVFESLSTYQPIGRMGRPEEIAALARFLLSDEAAFITGAAYDIDGGVTQLR; from the coding sequence ATGCGAACGGCAGTCATCACTGGCGGCGGATCGGGCATCGGGCGCGCCATCGCGTTGCGGCAGGCGGAAGCAGGCGATCACGTCGTCGTGCTTGAGCGTGAACTCGCCGCCGGCGCAGAAACGGTCGCACTGATCGCGGCCGCTGGCGGTTCTGCCGAAGCGATCAGCTGCGACGTCAGCGACCTCGACGCCGTCTCCGCAGCATTCAATCAACTCCAGCGAGTCGACGTGCTGGTGAACAACGCCGGCGTCGCCCACGTGGGCAACGTGGAGAAGACCTCGCCGCAAGACTTTGAGCGCCTCTTCAGCGTCAATGTCCGCGGCGTCTACCACTGTCTGCACGTCGCGATCCCGCGAATGCGCTCGCAAGGAGGCGGCGTCATCTTAAATATGGCGTCCATCGCCTCAAAAGTCGGCATCCGCGATCGTTTCGCCTACTCGATGACCAAGGGCGCTGTACTGTCGATGACCCTCTCGGTGGCCCGCGATTACGTAGCCGAGAACATTCGCTGCAACTGCCTTTGCCCTGCCCGCGTCCACACGCCGTTCGTCGACGGCTTCATCGAGAAGAACTATCCCGTTGAAGAACGGCAGCAAGTGTTCGAATCGCTCTCGACGTATCAACCGATTGGTAGAATGGGGCGCCCCGAGGAGATCGCCGCGCTGGCGCGGTTTCTCCTCTCCGATGAGGCCGCTTTCATTACCGGCGCTGCGTACGACATCGACGGAGGAGTTACGCAACTCCGTTAA
- a CDS encoding response regulator transcription factor — protein sequence MRLLVVEDDPDLRRLVAEVLLEAEYAVDIAADGDEGLLKAQAWEYDAIVLDLMLPKRDGWSFIDVLRRTKATPVLILSARDGLSDRVQGLDLGADDYLTKPFERLELIARVRALIRRAAGQASAVQSIGDITLNLRSRLASRGEEMLDLTAREFALLEYLATHRGRVVSRTELYDHLFDETDDSLSNLLDVHVSNLRKKLGRDVIQTRRGQGYVIPE from the coding sequence ATGCGTCTGCTTGTAGTTGAAGACGATCCAGACTTGCGACGCCTCGTCGCCGAAGTCCTCCTCGAAGCCGAATATGCGGTGGACATCGCCGCCGATGGCGACGAAGGACTTCTCAAGGCCCAAGCTTGGGAATACGACGCCATAGTGCTGGATCTGATGCTCCCGAAGCGAGACGGCTGGAGCTTCATTGACGTGCTTCGACGCACGAAAGCGACGCCGGTCTTGATTCTGTCGGCTCGTGACGGATTATCTGATCGCGTCCAAGGCCTCGACCTTGGCGCTGACGATTACTTGACAAAACCTTTCGAACGGCTCGAACTGATTGCCCGCGTGCGGGCGTTGATTCGCCGTGCGGCTGGCCAGGCATCAGCGGTACAGAGCATCGGCGACATCACCCTCAACCTTCGCAGCCGGCTAGCGTCGCGTGGCGAGGAAATGCTTGATCTGACCGCCCGCGAATTCGCGTTACTGGAATATCTGGCAACGCACCGAGGCCGCGTCGTCAGTCGCACGGAACTCTACGATCATTTGTTCGACGAAACTGATGACAGCCTCTCGAACCTGCTCGACGTTCACGTTTCAAATTTGCGCAAGAAGTTAGGCCGGGACGTCATTCAAACTAGGCGGGGGCAGGGCTATGTCATCCCCGAATGA